A portion of the Bdellovibrionales bacterium CG10_big_fil_rev_8_21_14_0_10_45_34 genome contains these proteins:
- a CDS encoding phosphocarrier protein HPr: MSQTVTLTNETGMHARPAGIFVKAASQFQSDIKIEAAGQVANGKSIMNLLGLGLEKGMNFTIQVDGADEDEALSTLVTLIQKQFEA, from the coding sequence ATCTCTCAAACTGTTACGTTAACGAATGAAACGGGTATGCACGCAAGACCAGCTGGAATTTTTGTCAAAGCGGCTTCGCAGTTTCAATCTGATATTAAAATCGAAGCAGCCGGACAAGTAGCCAATGGCAAGTCGATTATGAACCTCTTAGGACTTGGCCTAGAAAAAGGAATGAATTTTACGATTCAAGTCGATGGAGCCGACGAGGACGAGGCATTAAGTACCCTTGTCACTCTGATCCAAAAGCAATTCGAGGCATAG
- a CDS encoding PTS glucose transporter subunit IIA → MNRFGSVFATLQKVGQSLMVPVSVLPAAGLLVALGRLLTDFAESSGAEAGSLIHAIGQICFSGGLAIFEQLPVVFAIGVAIGFTGGAGVAGLASVVGYFTMVNVLKVVGTERGLEQAINTGVFGGIIIGLLSARLYTKYHQTRLHPVFGFFAGKRLVPIITAALAIVVALALGFVWPPIQDAINSFGQFVMGSDFGPAFYAAGKRLLIPVGLHHVYYPPFLYEFGEYMTQAGQMVKGETARYFAGDPTAGRFMASEFPIMLFGLPAATLAMYLRAKPARKKAVAGVMFSAALTSIITGITEPIEFAFIFVAPVLYLFHVAAAFASGLLTAAFDIHLGYTFSASLIDYVIGFFNQHNSLYLWIVVGPAIFALYFGVFYWLIKALDLKTPGREDETLTEDVEAIDTRDRSAKAVGVLEALGGPSNLKHIDACITRLRLQVNNPAKVNKEALKSLGATGTMDAGGGNIQVVFGVESDHLKDEIQRIISDGPQLSQTVSSGSENKTQTFSRPTPSARLDIETIFAPMRGRVIRMSDVPDETFSQKILGEGIAIEPVNGEVFAPVTGVVSQMFRTGHAIGFTSESGLEVLVHVGIDTVKLNGEGFNPLIKKGDAVTAGDLILKFDLAKISQKAKSTITPIVITNMGLVKSIDFTKSGSVKENEKLMEIQL, encoded by the coding sequence ATGAATCGATTCGGCTCAGTATTCGCAACTCTTCAAAAAGTGGGACAGTCCTTAATGGTCCCAGTATCTGTACTCCCAGCGGCTGGATTGCTAGTTGCTTTAGGTCGCCTTTTAACGGATTTTGCAGAGTCATCTGGAGCCGAAGCTGGCTCCCTAATCCATGCAATCGGCCAGATTTGCTTTAGTGGCGGTTTGGCAATATTCGAACAGTTGCCAGTCGTTTTTGCCATAGGCGTAGCCATAGGATTCACCGGAGGCGCGGGCGTAGCAGGTTTAGCCTCCGTCGTCGGATATTTCACGATGGTCAATGTTCTCAAAGTCGTCGGCACTGAAAGAGGTCTTGAGCAAGCCATCAACACGGGCGTCTTCGGCGGAATCATCATTGGTCTGCTATCTGCGCGCCTCTATACTAAATACCATCAGACCCGCCTACACCCTGTATTCGGTTTTTTCGCTGGCAAAAGATTAGTGCCAATCATTACAGCAGCCCTTGCGATAGTCGTGGCGTTAGCGCTAGGATTTGTTTGGCCTCCTATTCAAGACGCCATCAATTCTTTCGGGCAATTCGTCATGGGCTCAGATTTTGGTCCAGCATTTTATGCGGCGGGCAAGAGGCTGCTAATCCCAGTTGGGCTTCATCACGTTTACTATCCCCCATTTCTCTATGAATTTGGGGAGTACATGACTCAAGCCGGTCAAATGGTGAAGGGCGAAACAGCTCGCTATTTTGCTGGCGATCCGACAGCGGGAAGATTTATGGCCAGTGAGTTTCCGATCATGCTTTTTGGTTTGCCTGCCGCGACACTCGCTATGTATTTAAGAGCCAAACCAGCACGAAAAAAAGCCGTCGCAGGCGTGATGTTTTCAGCAGCCTTAACCTCTATTATTACGGGCATTACCGAGCCTATTGAGTTCGCATTTATATTTGTTGCACCCGTTCTTTATCTATTTCACGTTGCTGCAGCATTCGCCTCAGGCTTGCTCACCGCTGCTTTTGATATTCATTTGGGTTACACCTTCTCGGCATCACTCATTGATTACGTGATAGGATTTTTTAACCAGCACAACAGTCTTTATCTATGGATAGTTGTCGGCCCGGCTATCTTTGCCCTCTACTTTGGCGTTTTCTATTGGTTGATCAAAGCGTTGGACCTTAAAACTCCCGGCAGAGAAGACGAGACTTTAACAGAAGACGTCGAAGCCATCGATACTCGAGATCGCTCAGCAAAAGCTGTAGGAGTTCTCGAGGCGCTTGGAGGGCCTTCAAACCTAAAACACATTGACGCTTGTATCACACGGCTGCGCTTACAAGTGAATAATCCTGCGAAGGTAAATAAAGAAGCACTTAAAAGCCTTGGAGCAACTGGCACAATGGATGCGGGCGGCGGAAATATTCAAGTGGTTTTTGGCGTCGAGTCGGATCATTTGAAAGATGAAATTCAGCGGATCATAAGTGATGGACCTCAATTGTCTCAGACTGTTAGCAGCGGTAGTGAGAATAAAACGCAGACTTTCTCTCGGCCCACGCCAAGTGCAAGACTTGATATAGAAACTATATTTGCACCGATGCGAGGGCGCGTGATTAGAATGTCTGATGTTCCTGACGAGACTTTCTCGCAAAAGATTTTAGGAGAGGGCATCGCCATAGAGCCAGTTAATGGTGAGGTCTTTGCTCCTGTTACAGGCGTTGTTTCGCAGATGTTTCGCACCGGACATGCCATCGGATTCACCTCGGAGTCGGGCTTAGAAGTGCTCGTTCACGTCGGAATCGATACCGTAAAGCTCAATGGCGAAGGTTTTAACCCCCTTATCAAAAAGGGAGATGCTGTCACGGCCGGCGATTTGATTTTGAAGTTCGACCTTGCAAAGATTTCGCAGAAGGCAAAATCGACGATAACGCCCATCGTTATTACCAACATGGGGCTTGTAAAATCCATCGACTTTACGAAATCTGGCAGCGTTAAAGAAAATGAAAAACTAATGGAAATCCAACTTTAA
- the ptsP gene encoding phosphoenolpyruvate--protein phosphotransferase, which produces MAPSRSELPLSGTPGSPGFCVGRALVLKHDSLEVEQVAGAGPSQELSRLQNALEQSKIELGRVVEVTRKSMGDDKAQIFEAHLMVLDDPEILAQTEKILNSENSTAEWAFSNVMDHFENVFSSMKNEYMRERAADVRDVKSRVLRHLLNKDVIDLVNLQNEVVLVADDLAPSDTATMNRSKVLGFLTNIGGKTSHSAIMARTLGIPAVVGLKDATEKIKTGDWIAFDGSQGVAYVNPPTALKDQYLGLREEFLNYRKSLLDLVGQKSVTLDDHSVELAANIGTVDDLEFVKKNDAEGVGLLRTEFIYLNRSSFPTEEEQYQSYKRIVEGLKGKPVVIRTLDIGGDKNLSYFDIGKEQNPFLGYRAIRICLRDKPLFHTQLRALLRVAPLGDLRIMFPMISSIEEVVQAKKEVQIVKAQLETEGFRVGNFQIGIMIEVPSAAIMADELAEHVDFFSIGTNDLIQYTCAVDRMNQKIQDLYNPHHPAIFRLINQVIKAGHAKGKWVGMCGEMAGSSEFLAVLVGLELDELSMNPSNILVARKSLRKLKFSDAKNLAKRILSLSDSKQIEEELRKFNSSLEKA; this is translated from the coding sequence ATGGCACCAAGTCGTTCAGAACTACCATTGAGTGGAACACCTGGCTCACCCGGATTTTGTGTTGGCAGAGCGCTTGTACTCAAACATGACTCATTAGAAGTTGAACAAGTCGCTGGGGCGGGACCATCCCAAGAGTTGTCAAGGCTCCAGAATGCCCTTGAACAGTCGAAGATCGAATTGGGTCGAGTCGTCGAAGTTACCCGAAAGTCGATGGGAGATGATAAGGCTCAAATCTTTGAAGCTCATCTTATGGTTCTTGATGATCCTGAAATCCTTGCTCAGACCGAGAAAATACTTAACTCCGAAAATTCAACGGCTGAATGGGCGTTTTCAAATGTGATGGATCATTTTGAAAATGTATTTAGCTCCATGAAAAATGAGTACATGAGAGAGCGAGCCGCTGACGTACGCGACGTGAAATCTCGGGTCTTGCGTCATTTGCTTAACAAAGACGTGATCGACTTAGTGAATCTTCAAAATGAAGTGGTCTTGGTGGCGGATGACCTCGCCCCTTCAGATACCGCGACTATGAATCGATCGAAGGTGCTCGGGTTTTTAACTAACATTGGTGGCAAGACATCCCATTCAGCGATCATGGCTAGAACCTTAGGGATCCCTGCGGTGGTGGGGCTAAAAGATGCCACCGAAAAAATCAAAACTGGCGACTGGATTGCTTTTGATGGCTCGCAAGGAGTGGCGTATGTTAACCCCCCAACTGCACTAAAGGATCAGTATTTAGGACTTCGGGAAGAATTTCTGAACTACAGAAAGTCTCTACTGGATTTGGTCGGCCAGAAGAGTGTCACGTTAGACGATCATTCCGTCGAGCTAGCCGCAAACATTGGTACAGTCGATGACTTAGAGTTCGTAAAAAAGAACGATGCAGAGGGCGTGGGCCTACTTAGGACGGAGTTCATTTATCTTAATCGTTCGAGCTTCCCGACAGAAGAAGAGCAGTATCAAAGCTACAAACGAATTGTTGAGGGTTTAAAAGGAAAGCCAGTCGTTATACGAACCTTAGACATAGGCGGCGACAAGAACCTGAGTTACTTTGACATAGGAAAAGAACAAAATCCCTTTTTAGGCTATCGAGCCATCCGCATTTGTCTACGTGACAAGCCTCTCTTTCATACCCAGCTGAGAGCACTTCTTCGAGTGGCCCCTCTTGGGGACCTGCGTATCATGTTCCCCATGATTTCTTCTATAGAAGAAGTGGTGCAAGCTAAAAAAGAAGTTCAAATTGTTAAAGCACAGCTCGAAACCGAAGGCTTTAGAGTTGGGAATTTTCAGATCGGAATCATGATCGAGGTTCCTTCGGCAGCTATAATGGCTGATGAGCTTGCCGAGCACGTCGACTTCTTTTCTATCGGTACAAACGACCTCATTCAATACACTTGCGCTGTTGATCGAATGAACCAAAAGATTCAGGATCTCTATAACCCACACCATCCGGCCATATTTCGTTTGATCAATCAAGTTATCAAAGCCGGACATGCCAAGGGTAAGTGGGTAGGCATGTGCGGGGAGATGGCAGGCTCTTCGGAGTTTCTGGCCGTACTTGTAGGTCTTGAGCTCGATGAGCTGAGCATGAACCCATCTAACATTCTTGTGGCTCGAAAGTCGCTAAGAAAGTTAAAATTCAGCGATGCCAAGAATCTTGCCAAACGGATTTTATCTCTTTCTGATTCGAAGCAAATTGAAGAAGAGCTGAGAAAATTCAACAGTTCATTAGAAAAAGCTTAA